From the genome of Flavobacterium ovatum, one region includes:
- a CDS encoding 7-carboxy-7-deazaguanine synthase QueE → MLSKEIQLEVNKGAMLPLMEEFYTIQGEGYHTGTAAYFIRIGGCDVGCHWCDVKESWNAELHPPTAVDIIVENASKYSETVVVTGGEPLTWDMGVLTEKLKANNRKTHIETSGAYPLSGTWDWICLSPKKNKLPTETVYAAAHELKVIIYNKHDFIFAEEQAQLVNDNAILFLQPEWSKKEEMTPLIVDYVMKNPKWRVSLQTHKYLNIP, encoded by the coding sequence ATGTTATCAAAAGAAATACAATTAGAAGTTAATAAAGGAGCAATGCTTCCTTTGATGGAAGAGTTTTACACCATTCAAGGGGAAGGTTATCATACAGGTACTGCTGCTTATTTTATTAGAATTGGTGGTTGTGATGTAGGATGCCACTGGTGTGATGTTAAAGAAAGTTGGAATGCGGAACTTCATCCTCCTACCGCTGTTGATATTATTGTTGAAAATGCTAGTAAATATTCTGAAACAGTTGTGGTTACTGGTGGCGAACCATTGACTTGGGATATGGGTGTGTTAACTGAAAAATTAAAAGCCAATAACAGAAAAACGCATATTGAAACTTCGGGAGCTTACCCTTTATCGGGAACATGGGATTGGATTTGTCTTTCGCCTAAAAAAAACAAATTACCAACTGAAACCGTTTACGCCGCTGCTCATGAGTTAAAAGTGATTATTTATAATAAACATGATTTCATTTTTGCAGAAGAACAAGCTCAATTAGTAAATGATAACGCTATTTTGTTTCTTCAGCCGGAATGGAGTAAAAAAGAAGAAATGACCCCTCTTATTGTAGACTATGTGATGAAAAACCCTAAGTGGCGAGTGTCATTGCAAACACATAAATATTTAAATATTCCCTAA
- a CDS encoding gliding motility-associated C-terminal domain-containing protein, translating into MKKKILIVFLIYLFLGEQLAAKKLINDFSSSVFNNEMALQSKVLDTVKKKNITAKSVGIKAIIPPPLTTPGSACKDASQATVQVFLNASGGSGDVIEWYASQTSSAILHTGGIYAPLVGSTTTYYVRTRSGADFSIRVPVVASVYVNPPAVTLSMSPNASPICQGTKIDFTATGGGNYYEFSVDGIVKQAMSTSNTFSTSDLTNGQTVKVRSRYGVVYDGLITDAAWGTGALEDNFMSAALSPNAIDGYVNSIKISATEDELVFGISGKLGGDKSMLLFLDTKPGGFNIANYGDEPITPQLVKGFNYFNNNNPYNIFDSYFFPDYCIAIQSNDGGATYFADVIELKLGTSTKVTLTGLPNSLFGFNSGNTGINDYNLGFEVGVLKTLVGYTVGDIKFFALTMQDDIVTNSFLSPETLKTGDYGVGFVDYNNESPNPVVVSGDALKPCYKESSLQMNFVDKPTTATVGPNQNNCTLISSSLGGNTPTVGSGKWTFKSGPGAVIFSNDTSGSSSASVSIEGQYVFTWTISNSVCPSSFADIIVDFNNPLPTPTVSSVTQPSCGDANGSFTITNYNSSYTYTATPSTSVTITGNTISAPMGSYTIKAVKGICSSSSSTSSTINSPPVTPDQPLTGNVTQPTCTVATGSFTISNYNSGYTYSASPSAGVTFSGSTVTAPAGSYTITATLGVCSSIPSSSKVVNVQPVTPPQPTISSLVQPSCTVSTGSFTISNHSNTYTYTVVPTAGVTMSGSSVTAPSGTYTVTATLGACFSSTTVIINTQPVTPDQPLTGSVTQPTCTVATGSFTISNYNSGYAYSASPSAGVTFSGSTVTAPAGSYTITATLGVCSSIPSSSKVVNVQPVTPPQPTISSLVQPSCTVSTGSFTISNHSNTYTYTVVPTAGVTMSGSSITAPSGTYTVTATLGACFSSTTVIINTQPVTPVQPLTGSVTQPTCTVATGSFTISNYNSGYTYSASPSAGVTFSGSTVTAPAGSYTITATLGVCSSIPSSSKVVNVQPVTPPQPTISSLVQPSCTVSTGSFTISNHSNTYTYTVVPTAGVTMSGSSVTAPSGTYTVTATIGACFSSTTVIINTQPVTPVQPLTGSVTQPTCTVATGSFTISNYNSGYAYSASPSAGVTFSGSTVTAPAGSYTITATLGVCSSIPSSSKVVNVQPVTPPQPTISSLVQPSCTVSTGSFTISNHSNTYTYTVVPTAGVTMSGSSVTAPSGTYTVTATLGACFSSTTVIINTQPVTPDQPLTGSVTQPTCTVATGSFTISNYNSGYTYSASPSAGVTFTGSTVTAPAGSYTITATLGACSSIPSSSKVVNVQPVTPPQPTISSLVQPSCISSSGSFKISNYSASYSYTISPSTGVVRSVDMVTAPAGTYTVTATLGTCTSSASITVNPIPPQIQFETKGNCVDKDYVVTASPLNNSYDTNTVDYEWRDNLNNIVGTNSDELNVTNVVNSMVGIVSYPLTFTLKVSSSTTQCATTNNVVIESVFCNIQKGISPDGNGSNDFLDLKVMDVKYLQIFDRYGIRVFDQHNYKDQWKGQSNKGEELPSATYYYVIDFNTGKSKTGWIYLIR; encoded by the coding sequence ATGAAAAAAAAAATACTTATTGTCTTCTTAATATATTTATTTTTAGGTGAACAATTAGCCGCTAAGAAGTTAATTAATGACTTTTCTAGTTCTGTGTTTAATAATGAGATGGCTTTACAATCTAAAGTATTGGACACTGTTAAAAAAAAGAATATTACTGCCAAATCGGTTGGTATAAAAGCAATAATTCCTCCGCCACTAACCACTCCTGGAAGTGCTTGTAAAGATGCTTCTCAGGCTACGGTACAAGTTTTCCTTAACGCTTCTGGAGGTAGTGGAGATGTTATAGAATGGTACGCCAGTCAAACTTCCTCTGCTATCTTGCATACAGGAGGTATTTATGCTCCATTAGTGGGATCTACTACTACTTATTATGTGCGGACACGTTCGGGTGCTGATTTTAGTATTCGGGTTCCTGTTGTTGCTTCTGTTTATGTAAATCCTCCGGCAGTTACTTTGTCAATGTCGCCGAATGCAAGTCCTATTTGCCAAGGTACTAAAATAGATTTTACAGCTACTGGTGGTGGAAATTATTATGAATTTTCAGTTGATGGAATTGTTAAACAGGCAATGTCAACTAGTAATACTTTTTCTACTAGTGATTTAACTAATGGTCAAACAGTTAAAGTTCGTTCTAGGTATGGTGTTGTGTATGATGGTTTAATTACTGATGCCGCATGGGGTACGGGAGCTTTGGAAGATAATTTTATGTCTGCAGCACTGTCACCTAATGCAATTGATGGTTATGTTAATTCAATCAAAATAAGTGCTACTGAGGATGAGTTAGTTTTTGGTATCTCAGGTAAGTTAGGCGGTGATAAAAGTATGTTGTTGTTTTTGGATACTAAACCTGGAGGTTTTAATATCGCTAATTATGGAGACGAACCTATTACGCCTCAGTTGGTAAAAGGATTTAATTATTTCAACAATAATAATCCATATAACATTTTTGATTCTTATTTTTTTCCGGATTATTGTATAGCAATACAATCTAATGATGGTGGAGCTACCTATTTTGCGGATGTTATAGAGTTGAAATTGGGTACATCTACAAAAGTTACATTAACTGGACTACCTAATAGTCTCTTTGGCTTTAATTCTGGAAATACTGGTATTAACGATTATAATTTAGGTTTCGAAGTTGGGGTGTTAAAGACTCTTGTTGGGTACACTGTGGGAGATATTAAATTTTTTGCGCTTACGATGCAGGATGATATTGTAACCAATTCATTTTTAAGCCCAGAAACATTGAAAACAGGTGATTATGGTGTTGGATTCGTGGATTATAATAATGAAAGTCCTAATCCTGTAGTTGTTTCGGGAGATGCTTTAAAGCCTTGTTATAAAGAATCTAGTTTGCAAATGAACTTTGTAGATAAGCCGACCACAGCAACAGTAGGTCCTAATCAAAATAATTGTACTTTAATTAGTTCTTCTTTGGGAGGAAATACTCCAACAGTGGGTAGTGGAAAATGGACATTTAAATCGGGTCCTGGAGCTGTCATTTTCAGTAATGATACAAGTGGAAGTTCATCAGCATCGGTTAGTATTGAAGGACAATATGTGTTTACTTGGACGATATCTAATAGTGTTTGCCCTTCTTCTTTTGCTGATATTATTGTAGATTTTAATAATCCATTGCCGACTCCAACAGTAAGCAGTGTAACGCAGCCATCTTGTGGTGATGCTAATGGTAGTTTTACTATTACAAATTACAATTCTAGTTATACTTATACTGCTACACCATCTACTAGTGTTACTATAACAGGAAATACTATATCTGCACCTATGGGTAGTTATACAATCAAAGCTGTAAAAGGGATATGTTCTTCCTCTTCGTCTACAAGTTCGACTATAAACAGTCCTCCGGTAACTCCAGACCAGCCATTAACAGGTAATGTTACACAACCAACATGTACTGTTGCTACTGGAAGTTTTACCATTTCGAATTACAATAGTGGTTATACTTATTCAGCTAGTCCGTCAGCAGGTGTTACATTCTCAGGAAGTACAGTGACTGCTCCAGCAGGAAGTTATACAATTACGGCAACATTAGGAGTTTGTTCTTCCATACCTTCATCAAGTAAGGTTGTCAATGTTCAACCAGTAACGCCTCCTCAGCCAACCATTAGTTCATTAGTTCAGCCAAGTTGTACTGTTTCTACAGGAAGTTTTACAATTTCAAATCATAGTAATACTTATACTTATACGGTAGTACCAACTGCAGGAGTAACCATGTCAGGAAGTTCAGTTACAGCGCCTTCTGGAACTTATACGGTAACGGCTACTTTAGGAGCTTGTTTTTCTTCAACAACTGTTATAATAAATACTCAGCCAGTGACTCCAGACCAGCCATTAACAGGTAGTGTTACACAACCAACATGTACTGTTGCTACTGGAAGTTTTACCATTTCGAATTACAATAGTGGTTATGCTTATTCAGCTAGTCCGTCAGCAGGTGTTACATTCTCAGGAAGTACAGTGACTGCTCCGGCAGGAAGTTATACAATTACGGCAACATTAGGAGTTTGTTCTTCTATACCTTCATCAAGTAAGGTTGTCAATGTTCAACCAGTAACACCTCCTCAGCCAACCATTAGTTCATTAGTTCAACCAAGTTGTACTGTTTCTACAGGAAGTTTTACAATTTCAAATCATAGTAATACTTATACTTATACGGTAGTACCAACTGCAGGAGTAACCATGTCAGGAAGTTCAATTACAGCGCCTTCTGGAACTTATACGGTAACGGCTACTTTAGGAGCTTGTTTTTCTTCAACAACTGTTATAATAAATACTCAGCCAGTGACTCCAGTCCAGCCATTAACAGGTAGTGTTACACAACCAACATGTACTGTTGCTACTGGAAGTTTTACCATTTCGAATTACAATAGTGGTTATACTTATTCAGCTAGTCCGTCAGCAGGTGTTACATTCTCAGGAAGTACAGTGACTGCTCCGGCAGGAAGTTATACAATTACGGCAACATTAGGAGTTTGTTCTTCTATACCTTCATCAAGTAAGGTTGTCAATGTTCAACCAGTAACACCTCCTCAGCCAACCATTAGTTCATTAGTTCAACCAAGTTGTACTGTTTCTACAGGAAGTTTTACAATTTCAAATCATAGTAATACTTATACTTATACGGTAGTACCAACTGCAGGAGTAACCATGTCAGGAAGTTCAGTTACAGCGCCTTCTGGAACTTATACGGTAACGGCTACTATAGGAGCTTGTTTTTCTTCAACAACTGTTATAATAAATACTCAGCCAGTGACTCCAGTCCAGCCATTAACAGGTAGTGTTACACAACCAACATGTACTGTTGCTACTGGAAGTTTTACCATTTCGAATTACAATAGTGGTTATGCTTATTCAGCTAGTCCGTCAGCAGGTGTTACATTCTCAGGAAGTACAGTGACTGCTCCGGCAGGAAGTTATACAATTACGGCAACATTAGGAGTTTGTTCTTCTATACCTTCATCAAGTAAGGTTGTCAATGTTCAACCAGTAACACCTCCTCAGCCAACCATTAGTTCATTAGTTCAACCAAGTTGTACTGTTTCTACAGGAAGTTTTACAATTTCAAATCATAGTAATACTTATACTTATACGGTAGTACCAACTGCAGGAGTAACCATGTCAGGAAGTTCAGTTACAGCGCCTTCTGGAACTTATACGGTAACGGCTACTTTAGGAGCTTGTTTTTCTTCAACAACTGTTATAATAAATACTCAGCCAGTGACTCCAGACCAGCCATTAACAGGTAGTGTTACACAACCAACATGTACTGTTGCTACTGGAAGTTTTACCATTTCGAATTACAATAGTGGTTATACTTATTCAGCTAGTCCATCAGCAGGTGTTACATTCACAGGAAGTACAGTGACTGCTCCAGCAGGAAGTTATACAATTACGGCAACGTTGGGGGCTTGTTCTTCTATACCTTCATCAAGTAAGGTTGTCAATGTTCAACCAGTAACACCTCCTCAGCCAACCATTAGTTCATTAGTTCAGCCAAGTTGTATTTCTTCATCAGGAAGCTTTAAGATTTCCAATTATAGCGCATCTTATTCCTATACAATAAGCCCTTCAACTGGGGTCGTAAGGTCTGTGGATATGGTTACTGCGCCTGCTGGAACTTATACCGTAACAGCTACATTAGGGACTTGTACTTCTTCTGCAAGTATTACAGTTAATCCAATTCCGCCACAAATTCAATTTGAAACAAAAGGGAATTGTGTAGATAAAGATTATGTAGTAACTGCTAGTCCGCTGAATAATTCATATGATACAAATACTGTAGATTATGAATGGAGAGATAATTTGAATAATATTGTTGGTACAAATTCTGACGAGTTAAATGTTACTAATGTTGTGAACTCAATGGTTGGAATAGTAAGTTATCCGTTAACTTTTACATTGAAGGTTAGCTCAAGTACTACTCAGTGTGCAACAACTAATAATGTAGTAATTGAATCTGTTTTCTGCAACATCCAAAAAGGTATTTCACCAGACGGAAATGGGTCTAATGATTTCTTAGATTTAAAAGTAATGGATGTTAAATATCTTCAAATATTTGACAGATACGGAATACGTGTATTTGATCAACATAATTACAAAGATCAGTGGAAAGGACAGTCAAATAAAGGAGAAGAATTACCAAGTGCAACCTATTATTATGTGATTGATTTTAATACAGGGAAATCAAAAACAGGTTGGATATATCTAATTAGATAA
- a CDS encoding OmpA family protein — MKKNILLLFFVLIMTFVTAQNKDTKTADKLFDRYEYVKAIQEYLHLTEKGNTDVYVCKKLGDCYYNIYNTIEAEKWYARALHSKLDAETYYSYAQILKSNLKYSESNQQMKVFASMKPSDERAVAFMKNPDYLPKLIDIDKLFDIEKISINSTDKSDFGALLHGNTLYFTSSRNEKNAFYGWKNEPFLDIYQSNYNEDGSFLDPTLVSELNTKYHEGPVSISSDGNTIYFSSESFKDNLYVKDKVKKLKIGQVNLYKATHVDGKWTNVESLPFNSKEYSTSNPSLGNDGKTLYFSSNMPGSIGGIDIWKVAINTDGSYGLPENLGNKINTVGDESFPFISDDNILYFASNGLVGFGGLDIFSVDLNKNSQPLNVGKPVNSEKDDFAFSFNKEKNIGFLSSNRSGNDHIYSSSPVKTAKILTIVTNSKTKGLLTDVKVIILDEYNNVLGTKMTDASGEALCDVENNKAYKIEAYKDGFIYKTIIVDKIKKAKSTLLVNLEPIDIIIKDNEIVLNPIYFEFDKNNITREGAAELDKLVYVMQHSKNLVIAVKSHTDSRGTNKYNDNLSERRAISTVQYVISKGISSGRISGKGFGKSELKINCKECTEEEHAINRRSEFMIVKK, encoded by the coding sequence ATGAAAAAAAATATCCTACTATTATTCTTTGTGCTAATTATGACTTTTGTCACTGCACAAAATAAAGATACAAAGACTGCAGATAAATTATTTGATAGATATGAATATGTAAAAGCTATTCAAGAATATCTTCATTTGACTGAAAAAGGAAATACAGATGTTTATGTCTGTAAAAAGTTAGGTGATTGTTATTATAACATATACAATACGATTGAGGCTGAAAAGTGGTACGCAAGAGCACTTCATTCAAAACTAGATGCTGAAACCTATTATAGTTATGCTCAGATTTTAAAGTCTAATTTAAAATACAGCGAGTCTAATCAGCAAATGAAAGTTTTTGCTTCCATGAAACCTTCAGACGAAAGAGCTGTAGCTTTTATGAAGAATCCGGATTATCTTCCAAAATTGATTGATATCGATAAGTTATTTGATATCGAAAAAATATCGATTAACTCAACAGATAAATCTGATTTTGGTGCTTTGTTACATGGTAATACTTTGTATTTTACCAGCTCTAGAAATGAGAAAAATGCATTTTATGGTTGGAAAAATGAGCCTTTTCTAGATATTTATCAGTCTAATTATAATGAGGATGGCTCATTTTTAGACCCAACTTTAGTAAGTGAGTTGAATACTAAATATCATGAAGGACCTGTTTCGATCTCTAGTGACGGAAATACGATTTATTTTTCTAGTGAAAGCTTTAAAGATAATTTATATGTTAAAGATAAAGTCAAAAAGTTGAAAATCGGGCAGGTTAATTTATACAAGGCTACTCATGTGGATGGGAAATGGACTAATGTTGAATCTTTACCTTTTAATAGTAAGGAATACTCAACTAGTAATCCTTCGCTTGGCAATGATGGTAAAACGCTATATTTCTCATCTAATATGCCAGGTTCAATTGGTGGTATAGATATTTGGAAAGTAGCTATTAATACAGATGGAAGTTATGGCTTGCCTGAAAATTTAGGCAATAAAATAAACACTGTTGGAGATGAAAGTTTTCCTTTTATTTCAGATGATAATATTTTATATTTTGCCTCGAATGGTTTAGTTGGTTTTGGAGGCTTGGATATTTTTTCAGTTGATTTAAATAAAAATAGTCAACCATTGAATGTCGGCAAGCCGGTTAATTCTGAGAAAGATGATTTTGCTTTTTCTTTCAATAAGGAAAAAAATATCGGTTTTTTATCAAGTAATCGTTCAGGGAATGACCATATATATAGCTCAAGTCCCGTAAAAACAGCTAAAATTTTAACGATAGTTACTAATTCAAAAACTAAAGGACTTTTGACTGATGTGAAAGTGATAATTTTGGATGAATATAATAATGTATTAGGAACAAAAATGACTGATGCATCAGGAGAAGCTTTATGCGATGTTGAAAATAATAAGGCGTATAAAATTGAAGCTTATAAAGATGGTTTTATATATAAAACAATTATAGTAGATAAAATTAAAAAAGCAAAATCTACCCTTCTAGTTAACCTTGAGCCAATAGATATTATCATAAAAGATAATGAAATTGTTTTAAATCCAATTTATTTCGAATTTGATAAAAATAATATTACACGTGAAGGTGCTGCTGAACTTGATAAATTGGTTTACGTTATGCAACATAGTAAAAATTTAGTTATCGCTGTTAAATCTCATACTGACTCAAGAGGGACTAATAAGTATAATGACAACCTATCTGAAAGAAGAGCAATCTCTACCGTACAGTATGTAATTTCCAAAGGAATATCTTCAGGCCGAATTTCGGGAAAAGGATTTGGAAAATCAGAATTAAAAATAAATTGTAAAGAATGTACAGAGGAAGAACACGCTATCAACAGACGTTCTGAATTTATGATCGTGAAAAAATAA
- a CDS encoding YkgJ family cysteine cluster protein produces the protein MKPQLNELEKLAKDKHIENKKYFDKLKKRTPKNLDYVMQDLHDTEFKKTNCLDCANCCKTTGPLFTDADVERIAKYLKQKPQQFIEQYLRIDEDKDYVLQSVPCNFLDSDNSCFIYDVRPKACREFPHTDRKKFQQITDLTLKNLPVCPAAYNIIEEMKKKLPL, from the coding sequence TTGAAACCACAATTAAACGAACTCGAAAAGTTAGCCAAAGATAAGCATATAGAGAATAAAAAATATTTTGATAAGCTTAAAAAAAGGACGCCAAAGAATTTAGATTATGTCATGCAGGATTTACATGATACCGAATTTAAAAAAACGAATTGTTTGGACTGCGCTAATTGCTGCAAAACTACCGGTCCGCTGTTTACTGATGCCGATGTTGAAAGAATAGCTAAATACCTCAAACAAAAACCACAGCAGTTTATAGAGCAATATTTACGTATTGATGAAGATAAGGATTATGTGTTGCAATCGGTTCCTTGTAATTTTTTAGATTCTGATAATAGTTGTTTCATTTACGATGTAAGGCCAAAAGCATGTAGAGAGTTTCCGCATACCGATAGGAAAAAGTTTCAGCAAATTACAGATCTTACACTTAAGAATTTACCTGTATGTCCTGCTGCTTATAATATTATCGAAGAGATGAAAAAAAAGTTGCCACTTTAA
- a CDS encoding FtsX-like permease family protein, with protein MNLEYFIAKRLVTAKDNKSSISAPIIKIAIAAIAIGMIMMIVSVATGVGLQQKIREKVSAFNGHILISNFDSNESNTTITPVSLKQDFYPDFKSVEGINHVQAVASKAGIIRTETAFEGIVYKGVGKDYNWHYIKEYLVSGKLPDYTNKLNEEVVVSQFLANRLNFKVGDAFNTFFMKEGQNKMPNSRRFKIVGIFNSGFQEFDATYIIGDIRHIQRINKWTPGQVGAFEVFVDDFNQINQKGEEVYKQIGSTLNSKTIIEKYSYIFEWLQLFDFNIIVILVVMILVATINMVVALLVLILERTQMIGILKAIGASNWSVRKVFLYNATYLIFRGLFWGNLIGIAILLIQQYFGVIKLNPENYYVNEAPVYINIGYIVTLNLLTVGVCFVVLLIPSYIITKISPVKAIRFD; from the coding sequence TTGAATTTAGAATATTTTATTGCCAAAAGATTGGTAACTGCAAAAGATAACAAAAGCAGTATTTCTGCTCCTATTATAAAAATTGCTATTGCGGCGATAGCAATAGGAATGATTATGATGATCGTGTCAGTTGCTACGGGTGTTGGACTACAGCAAAAGATACGTGAAAAAGTTTCTGCCTTCAATGGTCATATCTTAATTTCAAATTTTGATAGTAACGAGTCTAATACTACCATTACACCAGTTTCTCTTAAACAGGACTTTTATCCAGATTTTAAATCAGTCGAAGGGATCAATCATGTTCAGGCAGTGGCAAGTAAGGCTGGAATTATTCGAACAGAAACTGCCTTTGAAGGAATAGTATATAAAGGAGTGGGGAAAGATTATAATTGGCATTATATAAAGGAATACTTGGTTTCGGGCAAACTACCTGATTATACTAACAAGTTGAATGAAGAAGTTGTTGTTTCACAATTTTTGGCAAATCGTCTTAATTTCAAAGTGGGTGATGCTTTTAATACCTTTTTCATGAAAGAAGGTCAGAACAAAATGCCTAATAGTCGTCGATTTAAGATAGTCGGCATTTTTAATTCAGGTTTTCAAGAATTTGACGCAACTTATATTATAGGTGATATTCGTCATATTCAACGAATCAATAAGTGGACACCAGGTCAAGTCGGAGCTTTTGAAGTCTTTGTAGATGACTTTAATCAGATAAACCAAAAAGGAGAAGAAGTTTATAAACAAATAGGGTCTACTTTAAATTCAAAAACGATTATAGAGAAATACAGTTATATTTTTGAATGGTTACAGTTGTTTGATTTCAATATCATCGTTATTTTAGTAGTTATGATTCTAGTCGCAACTATTAATATGGTTGTAGCACTTTTGGTTCTTATATTAGAACGCACTCAAATGATCGGAATATTAAAAGCGATTGGAGCCAGTAACTGGAGTGTTAGAAAAGTTTTTCTATACAACGCGACTTATCTAATATTTCGTGGATTGTTTTGGGGGAACTTAATTGGAATAGCGATACTACTAATTCAGCAGTATTTTGGAGTAATCAAACTCAATCCCGAGAATTATTATGTCAACGAAGCTCCTGTGTATATCAATATTGGTTATATAGTCACGTTGAACTTGCTTACAGTTGGGGTTTGCTTTGTAGTTTTGCTAATTCCGTCTTATATAATAACAAAAATATCACCTGTTAAAGCTATTCGATTTGATTAG
- a CDS encoding type IX secretion system membrane protein PorP/SprF: protein MNKIFLTSLLVLISYMETIAQQTPHYTQYMYNMNVMNPAYAGSKESISLGMLYRKQWVNIEDAPTSFTFSGHGKAGRNVGLGLSFISDKIGPVEEQNVYGDFSYTLNLNETHKLAFGLKAGATFHRVGLRDIQSSLPDPSEGVFGQDINDVTFNFGSGVFYYSDKYYLGFSIPNMMASAHLDYNGREYGSDVLHYFLTGGYVFDLNSNLKFKPFFMLKSAFNVSPSLDLSANFLYNEKIEIGATYRLQDSFGAMINFAVSPELRIGYAYDHIISDLKTTAPSSHEFILLYDIFSAKKVSRSPRFF, encoded by the coding sequence ATGAACAAAATATTTTTAACTTCTTTATTGGTTCTGATCAGCTATATGGAAACTATAGCACAGCAAACACCTCATTATACACAATATATGTATAATATGAATGTTATGAATCCTGCTTATGCAGGTTCAAAAGAGTCAATTTCTCTTGGAATGTTGTATAGAAAACAATGGGTTAATATTGAAGATGCTCCAACATCATTTACCTTTTCAGGCCATGGAAAAGCAGGTCGCAATGTAGGTTTAGGTCTTTCTTTTATTTCTGATAAAATTGGTCCAGTAGAAGAACAAAACGTTTACGGTGATTTCTCGTATACTTTAAACCTAAATGAAACACATAAACTTGCTTTTGGATTGAAAGCAGGTGCTACCTTTCATAGAGTAGGACTGAGAGATATTCAGTCTAGTTTGCCAGATCCGTCAGAAGGAGTGTTTGGGCAAGATATAAATGATGTTACTTTTAATTTTGGTTCTGGTGTGTTTTACTATTCTGACAAGTATTACTTAGGTTTTTCTATACCTAATATGATGGCTTCTGCTCATCTTGATTATAATGGTAGAGAGTATGGTTCAGACGTCTTACATTATTTCTTAACAGGAGGTTATGTTTTTGATTTAAATAGTAATCTTAAATTTAAACCTTTTTTTATGTTGAAATCGGCGTTTAATGTTTCTCCTTCTTTAGATCTTTCAGCAAATTTCTTATATAATGAAAAAATTGAAATAGGTGCTACATACAGGTTACAAGACAGTTTTGGAGCGATGATTAATTTTGCGGTTTCTCCTGAATTACGAATTGGATATGCTTACGATCATATAATATCTGATTTAAAAACAACCGCACCTTCTTCACATGAGTTTATTCTATTATATGATATATTCTCTGCTAAAAAGGTATCGCGTTCTCCTAGGTTTTTCTAA
- a CDS encoding class I SAM-dependent methyltransferase has product MKDLFGRAILDFQTNNHPEDLITSTSISEEDEMDVSYLFRTFAEMPKIEQKALEIAKGKVLDIGCGAGSHSLYLQSEKGLEVTSIDISKNAIEACRLRGLKSATVQDFMTLKNEQYDTILLLMNGTGICGKLKKLPAFLEKLKSLLLPGGQILIDSSDIIYMFDEDEDGGKWINSENEYYGELIFEISYKGEKELPLDWLYLDYNTLQNAALANGLESKLILEGEHYDYLAKLSI; this is encoded by the coding sequence ATGAAAGACCTTTTTGGCCGAGCAATACTAGATTTTCAAACCAATAACCACCCAGAAGATTTAATTACTTCTACCTCTATATCAGAAGAAGACGAAATGGATGTTTCATATTTATTTCGCACTTTCGCCGAAATGCCCAAAATAGAACAAAAGGCTTTGGAGATCGCTAAAGGAAAAGTTCTCGACATTGGTTGTGGCGCCGGCAGTCACAGTCTGTACCTACAAAGCGAAAAAGGGTTAGAGGTTACTTCTATAGATATTTCGAAAAATGCTATTGAAGCTTGCAGACTAAGAGGACTAAAAAGTGCAACTGTACAAGACTTCATGACTCTAAAGAATGAGCAATATGATACCATTTTACTTTTAATGAATGGCACAGGTATTTGCGGGAAATTAAAAAAACTACCTGCATTCTTAGAAAAACTAAAATCCTTGCTTTTGCCAGGTGGCCAAATATTGATTGACAGCTCCGATATCATCTATATGTTTGATGAAGATGAAGACGGAGGCAAATGGATTAACTCTGAAAACGAATATTATGGTGAGTTAATTTTTGAAATCTCTTATAAAGGAGAGAAAGAACTTCCTTTAGACTGGCTTTATTTAGATTATAATACATTGCAAAATGCGGCTCTTGCCAATGGACTAGAATCTAAATTAATTTTGGAAGGTGAGCATTATGATTATTTAGCAAAGCTCTCCATATAG